One window of Maridesulfovibrio frigidus DSM 17176 genomic DNA carries:
- a CDS encoding efflux RND transporter periplasmic adaptor subunit, whose protein sequence is MAKVTQELREFVDSLSELTRSGTDVKTFWSQFVRQFAALCRADKAMLVGTVGECWKVAHSWVPPEKGWPMTEGLATLAATTLRDSISTGRIGNEVVVAVRVDVGPQESAPVLLASLPPEVATLPEFSTLLLVAAIPSFFQISRQFKQARNDVVFMGELFQLVGDVAGDERFKLAAMRLCNSCASLFRCDQVSLGWTSGKHVKVKTISNLESFEEHAKAVWELESAMEECAWQEAEIIWPVQGKRNTAVRSHDTYASVRRVGNILSLPIRRNGKVVGVMTCEREGTSFSEDEVWRLRLLLEQTSLWLYRLEEQDQWLGSRIWRKVTESAQKATGAEGTVKKVTIVTALVVAAYLFLGVWPYSVDGSFILKADNSLHVTAPVDGYIDSAPVEPGDVVKIGDLLVELDTRELFLDQSEAVAKLARHRHEGEKARASKSLAEMRIARAMEDEVLTEIERISFYLKQAKVLAPFDGVVAEGDLRTRIGAPVRQGEVLMTVASLERLHVEISVEERDIDEIKLGAPAEISFVGSPDQKYMVQVEKIVPLARVEKGANVFVVRGRLEDERLNWWRPGMSGVAKFDVGMRTPWWILTHEAIDYLRLQFWI, encoded by the coding sequence ATGGCAAAAGTAACACAGGAATTGCGAGAGTTCGTGGACTCTCTTTCTGAACTGACTCGCTCAGGGACAGATGTAAAAACTTTCTGGTCACAGTTTGTTCGCCAGTTTGCGGCCCTTTGCAGGGCTGATAAGGCTATGTTGGTGGGGACAGTCGGAGAATGCTGGAAAGTTGCTCATTCCTGGGTTCCGCCGGAAAAAGGCTGGCCTATGACTGAGGGGCTGGCAACACTGGCAGCTACAACTTTAAGAGATAGTATTTCCACCGGACGGATCGGTAATGAAGTTGTCGTTGCCGTGCGAGTGGATGTCGGACCTCAGGAAAGTGCTCCTGTTTTATTGGCTAGTCTTCCGCCGGAAGTAGCTACATTGCCGGAGTTCTCCACTCTGCTTTTAGTTGCAGCTATCCCTTCATTTTTTCAGATTTCGCGTCAGTTTAAGCAAGCTCGCAATGATGTTGTTTTTATGGGCGAGCTCTTTCAGCTTGTTGGAGATGTTGCCGGCGATGAAAGGTTTAAGCTTGCAGCAATGCGCCTTTGTAACTCTTGTGCATCTCTTTTCAGGTGCGATCAGGTCAGTCTTGGTTGGACAAGTGGGAAACATGTTAAGGTTAAAACCATCAGTAATCTTGAATCGTTTGAAGAACATGCCAAAGCTGTATGGGAATTAGAATCTGCCATGGAGGAATGTGCATGGCAGGAGGCTGAAATAATCTGGCCTGTTCAGGGGAAGCGTAATACGGCTGTAAGATCCCATGATACATATGCCAGCGTAAGACGTGTAGGTAATATATTGTCACTTCCAATCCGCAGAAACGGGAAGGTTGTCGGGGTTATGACCTGTGAACGTGAAGGAACCTCTTTTAGTGAAGATGAAGTATGGCGTTTAAGATTGCTTTTGGAGCAGACATCGCTTTGGCTATATCGTCTTGAAGAACAAGATCAGTGGCTTGGCTCTAGAATCTGGCGCAAAGTTACCGAATCAGCTCAAAAAGCCACAGGTGCCGAAGGTACGGTTAAGAAGGTCACAATAGTTACTGCTCTGGTCGTAGCAGCATATTTATTTTTGGGAGTTTGGCCGTATTCGGTGGATGGTTCGTTCATTCTTAAAGCTGATAATTCATTGCATGTAACTGCTCCCGTGGATGGTTATATTGACTCCGCTCCTGTTGAACCTGGAGATGTGGTTAAGATCGGAGATCTTTTGGTGGAGCTGGATACACGGGAACTGTTTTTGGACCAGTCAGAAGCTGTTGCAAAATTGGCCCGGCATCGTCACGAAGGAGAGAAAGCTCGCGCATCTAAATCTCTAGCCGAAATGCGTATTGCCAGAGCGATGGAGGACGAAGTCCTTACGGAAATAGAGCGTATTTCATTTTATTTGAAACAAGCCAAAGTCTTAGCTCCTTTTGACGGAGTAGTTGCAGAAGGAGATTTGCGAACGCGCATTGGAGCTCCAGTCCGTCAGGGGGAAGTGTTGATGACTGTCGCATCTCTGGAAAGGTTGCATGTTGAAATTAGTGTTGAGGAACGCGATATTGATGAAATTAAGTTAGGTGCTCCTGCTGAAATTTCGTTTGTCGGTAGTCCCGACCAAAAATATATGGTTCAAGTCGAAAAAATAGTCCCGTTGGCCCGAGTGGAAAAGGGGGCCAATGTTTTTGTTGTTCGCGGCCGTTTAGAAGATGAACGTCTTAACTGGTGGCGTCCGGGCATGAGCGGAGTTGCTAAATTTGATGTGGGTATGCGCACTCCTTGGTGGATTTTGACTCACGAAGCTATCGATTACCTGCGTTTGCAGTTTTGGATTTAG
- a CDS encoding DUF3467 domain-containing protein: MSNKDQAQEVKAENLQGIENPEEAATGKIVWDDRTMKSEYANIANVATTNDEIMLLFGTSQAWNNAQKDVLVSLTNRIIMTPATAKRFMAVLSKTLDEFEKKKA, encoded by the coding sequence ATGTCAAATAAAGATCAAGCTCAGGAAGTCAAGGCAGAAAATCTTCAGGGTATTGAAAATCCAGAAGAAGCAGCTACTGGTAAAATTGTATGGGATGACCGTACAATGAAAAGTGAATATGCAAACATAGCAAACGTTGCGACTACCAATGATGAAATTATGCTTCTTTTTGGTACAAGTCAGGCGTGGAACAATGCTCAGAAAGATGTTCTTGTAAGCCTTACCAATCGTATTATTATGACTCCTGCTACAGCCAAACGTTTCATGGCTGTTCTATCTAAAACTTTAGATGAGTTTGAGAAGAAAAAAGCTTAA